From Enterococcus wangshanyuanii, the proteins below share one genomic window:
- a CDS encoding pyridoxal-phosphate-dependent aminotransferase family protein, which yields MFSEISVPSRTIMTPGPVEAHPVALRAMSASILGQFDPAFLRIMDEVKEMIKIPFGTKNEQAFAVDGTSRSGLEAALIALIEPGDKVLIPVYGRFAYLLGEICERAQAEIRYLEKEWDAPFEQEEVIQAITEFQPKIVTMVHGETANGQMQPLDKIGQYCREKDLFFVVDMVATYGGVPLEVDEWAVDIAIAGTQKCVSVPSGLSLITYNKRVEKVLDARYQKELGLSKDIRNKNHISSNYLDLSQLQRYWSEERINHHTEATSMIYGLHEGLRMLIQEGMENVYARHALNDQAIVAGIEAMELGFYGQLSTKMPTVTPIMIPDGIDGEKVRALMLDDFAVEIASSFGALQGKVWRIGNMGYSSRKSNVLHVLSALEGALNYYGADIAKGEAVKAALAIYKK from the coding sequence ATGTTTTCAGAAATATCAGTACCAAGCAGAACGATTATGACACCAGGGCCGGTAGAAGCACACCCGGTGGCTTTAAGAGCGATGTCAGCGTCTATTTTAGGTCAATTTGATCCAGCTTTTCTTCGAATCATGGATGAAGTCAAGGAAATGATCAAAATTCCTTTTGGGACAAAAAATGAGCAGGCGTTTGCGGTTGATGGTACCTCTCGTTCTGGTTTAGAAGCAGCATTGATTGCATTGATCGAACCTGGAGATAAAGTATTGATTCCTGTTTATGGTCGTTTTGCTTATCTATTAGGTGAAATTTGTGAACGGGCACAAGCAGAAATCCGTTATCTTGAAAAAGAGTGGGATGCACCTTTTGAACAAGAAGAAGTTATTCAAGCGATTACAGAATTTCAACCAAAAATAGTAACGATGGTTCACGGTGAAACAGCTAATGGTCAAATGCAGCCATTGGATAAAATTGGTCAATATTGTCGGGAAAAGGATCTCTTCTTTGTCGTGGACATGGTCGCAACATATGGCGGAGTGCCTTTAGAAGTAGATGAATGGGCTGTCGATATTGCAATTGCAGGCACACAAAAATGTGTGAGTGTGCCGTCGGGTCTATCTTTGATCACGTATAATAAACGAGTAGAAAAAGTATTGGATGCACGGTATCAAAAAGAGTTGGGATTGAGTAAAGACATTAGAAATAAAAATCATATCAGCAGTAACTACCTTGATTTAAGTCAGTTGCAGCGTTATTGGAGTGAAGAGCGGATCAATCATCATACGGAGGCGACTAGTATGATTTATGGTCTGCATGAAGGCTTGAGAATGCTGATCCAAGAAGGGATGGAAAATGTTTATGCTCGACATGCACTGAATGATCAGGCGATCGTTGCAGGTATCGAAGCGATGGAACTTGGTTTTTATGGTCAACTAAGCACCAAAATGCCGACAGTTACACCGATCATGATTCCTGATGGGATCGATGGTGAAAAGGTACGAGCGTTGATGTTAGATGATTTTGCTGTTGAGATCGCTTCTTCTTTTGGTGCACTACAAGGAAAAGTATGGCGAATTGGAAATATGGGCTATAGTAGCCGTAAAAGTAATGTTCTTCATGTGTTATCAGCGTTAGAAGGCGCTTTGAATTATTATGGTGCTGATATTGCTAAAGGTGAAGCAGTGAAAGCCGCTTTAGCAATTTATAAAAAATAG
- a CDS encoding MFS transporter, whose product MDATNEKVKSSGMDYWKKIVILLCAGWVTIWVYRSALSPAYPQINESLGGNISDTALGFISTCYFFGYVAMQIPAGFLVDKIGKKKVLIPGFIVFGIAAFLISQATSISMIYFGSVLAGLGCGSFYGSAYSLTSQNIPQDKRSFSTAIVNSGSAVGSGLGLILSSFLVVQLQFPWQTMMYISVALIVVMLIAFIAIIRNNKEDAEFLAQSAVEEAKVKTETTEIVEKEHVSMKKLFSPKMLFAYVLYFATCYAYYMTVTWLPNFLGTERGFEGAAIGFSASLVAFASIPGALFFSRLADKFMHKKVQFIVILEFLAAIMLLLTVQATNSTLLLVGLILYGFLGKLAVEPIIISWLGENAPKVGIGTTLGVFNFFGMMSSVIAPTLTGSISDATGSKEMGFYISVILLVAGTALFLLANLKKKTAE is encoded by the coding sequence ATGGATGCAACAAATGAAAAAGTAAAGAGTTCAGGAATGGATTACTGGAAAAAAATTGTCATATTATTATGTGCCGGTTGGGTAACGATTTGGGTTTACCGTTCAGCTTTATCACCTGCTTATCCGCAAATCAATGAGTCCCTTGGAGGGAATATTTCTGATACTGCATTAGGATTTATTTCTACTTGTTATTTCTTTGGTTATGTAGCGATGCAGATTCCGGCAGGATTTTTAGTAGATAAAATCGGCAAGAAAAAAGTCTTGATCCCTGGGTTTATCGTGTTTGGCATTGCAGCATTTTTGATTTCTCAAGCAACGAGCATCTCAATGATTTATTTTGGTAGTGTTTTAGCTGGTTTAGGTTGTGGATCATTTTATGGCTCAGCTTACTCACTAACTTCTCAAAATATTCCCCAAGATAAAAGAAGTTTTTCAACAGCGATCGTTAATAGTGGTTCTGCAGTAGGTTCAGGTTTAGGCTTGATTTTATCTAGTTTCTTAGTGGTTCAACTACAATTTCCTTGGCAAACAATGATGTATATTTCTGTTGCGTTGATCGTAGTGATGTTGATCGCGTTTATCGCAATTATTCGTAATAATAAAGAAGATGCTGAATTTTTAGCTCAATCTGCTGTAGAGGAAGCAAAAGTAAAAACGGAGACAACAGAAATTGTTGAAAAAGAACATGTGTCAATGAAAAAATTATTTTCACCAAAAATGTTATTTGCGTATGTGTTATATTTTGCTACTTGTTATGCTTATTATATGACGGTTACTTGGTTGCCAAACTTTTTAGGAACTGAGAGAGGATTTGAAGGAGCGGCTATTGGTTTCTCTGCTTCTCTTGTAGCCTTTGCTTCTATTCCTGGGGCATTGTTCTTTAGCCGTTTGGCAGATAAATTTATGCATAAAAAAGTTCAATTTATTGTCATTTTAGAATTTTTAGCAGCAATCATGCTCTTACTTACAGTTCAAGCAACAAACTCAACATTATTATTAGTAGGTTTGATTTTATACGGATTTTTAGGAAAGCTTGCAGTGGAGCCGATCATCATTTCTTGGTTGGGTGAAAATGCACCTAAAGTTGGGATTGGAACAACACTTGGCGTATTCAACTTTTTCGGTATGATGTCTTCTGTGATTGCCCCAACTTTAACAGGCTCAATCTCAGATGCCACTGGTTCAAAAGAAATGGGTTTTTATATTTCAGTTATCTTATTGGTAGCAGGAACTGCATTGTTCTTATTGGCTAATCTTAAGAAAAAAACGGCTGAATAA
- the allW gene encoding allantoin permease codes for MEHQDYHITEAELQEFRERGYNDDLLPKPLSKRMMGKLNYFTLWMGSVHNIPNYTAVGGFLFLGLSPINIMLALVLSALAVALFMTFNGRAGSKYGIPFAMHLRSTYGDIGAKLPGFLRGCVAAIAWFGLQNYTGSLALLILIGKIWPGFLTLGGGTTILGISIPGLIAFTLFWVVNMLIGLGGGDILNKFTAILSPLIYIVFGGMAIWAIRVAGGIGPILSYNVAGASHNISPIFVYFMIMNSVLAVWAAPGASVSDFTQNAKSTKDQTIGQTASLLVGYGIFAFSSVAILIGGSIHYGIQEWNILNIVDRWENSFAIIVAMLVFLLTTVSTNATGNIIPAAYQLCALFPKKIDYKKGVLLASIISFLIMPWKLMENSASIFIFLNTIGAVLGPVAGTMIAHYYFVEKQTIDLDQLYMDQSKDNSRNRYKGLDKSAYIATIVALVICLSGHFIPAFKVISDVSWLAGFASAFCLYLLLRKFLKNK; via the coding sequence ATGGAACACCAAGATTATCACATTACAGAAGCAGAACTCCAGGAATTCCGAGAGCGTGGGTACAATGATGATTTATTACCTAAGCCGTTGTCTAAACGAATGATGGGAAAATTGAACTACTTTACGCTATGGATGGGCTCGGTACACAATATTCCCAATTACACAGCTGTTGGCGGGTTTTTGTTTTTAGGGTTATCACCGATCAACATCATGCTGGCGTTAGTTTTAAGTGCGTTAGCAGTTGCTCTTTTTATGACATTCAATGGTCGTGCGGGCTCAAAATATGGGATCCCTTTTGCTATGCATTTACGGTCGACCTATGGTGACATTGGTGCAAAGTTACCCGGCTTTCTTAGAGGGTGCGTAGCGGCGATTGCTTGGTTTGGGCTGCAGAATTATACTGGTTCTTTAGCGTTATTGATCCTGATTGGTAAAATCTGGCCCGGCTTTTTAACACTTGGCGGAGGAACAACGATTTTGGGTATTTCGATTCCTGGTTTGATTGCGTTTACCCTGTTCTGGGTGGTAAATATGTTGATTGGGCTTGGTGGGGGAGATATTCTTAATAAGTTTACGGCAATTTTAAGTCCGCTGATTTATATTGTATTCGGTGGAATGGCAATTTGGGCAATTCGAGTAGCGGGCGGAATTGGACCGATTTTATCTTATAATGTAGCGGGAGCATCTCACAATATTTCGCCGATTTTTGTTTATTTTATGATCATGAATTCCGTTTTAGCTGTCTGGGCAGCACCAGGAGCAAGTGTTTCTGATTTTACGCAAAATGCTAAATCGACAAAAGACCAAACGATTGGGCAAACAGCTAGTTTACTTGTCGGTTATGGGATCTTTGCCTTTTCTAGTGTGGCTATTTTGATTGGCGGTTCGATTCATTACGGAATTCAGGAATGGAACATTTTGAACATCGTTGACCGCTGGGAAAACTCCTTTGCGATCATTGTGGCGATGTTGGTTTTCTTATTAACGACTGTTTCGACGAATGCTACAGGGAATATCATTCCTGCTGCCTATCAATTATGTGCTTTATTTCCGAAGAAAATTGATTATAAAAAGGGTGTGCTGTTGGCAAGTATCATTAGTTTTTTGATCATGCCTTGGAAGCTGATGGAAAATTCAGCCAGCATATTTATTTTCTTGAACACGATTGGTGCGGTCTTGGGACCAGTTGCTGGGACAATGATTGCACATTATTATTTTGTGGAAAAACAAACGATCGATTTGGATCAACTGTACATGGATCAATCGAAAGACAATAGCCGCAATCGGTATAAAGGATTAGACAAATCAGCATATATAGCAACGATCGTAGCATTGGTTATTTGCTTGAGCGGTCATTTTATTCCAGCGTTCAAAGTTATTTCCGATGTTTCTTGGCTAGCAGGTTTTGCTTCAGCATTTTGTCTATATCTATTATTAAGAAAATTTTTGAAAAATAAGTAG
- a CDS encoding SDR family NAD(P)-dependent oxidoreductase yields the protein MNKLAGKTILITEATNTIGKAIALSTAKEGALVICTSTTLEKLTPIISKIKENGGIAIALEHTSNSQQSWEKSLSFIIKTYGKIDCFVNCASIISPKMLLGLTNEDLNALQNTVVSPFIYGLKQIIPLMVPNNSGSIINISIVEGLNGLDEHHPYTAIKEVVRSYTLDAAYEYASCNIRVNSICPSVSTTPLIETTFPTIKPYYKKYVQFPDFGNPENVAKWVIYLASDEASFITGAEIVIDSDQIIQ from the coding sequence ATGAATAAATTAGCAGGTAAAACCATATTGATTACAGAGGCTACAAACACTATCGGCAAAGCCATCGCATTGTCTACTGCTAAAGAAGGTGCTCTCGTTATCTGTACCAGTACAACTCTAGAAAAATTAACTCCGATTATTTCTAAAATTAAAGAAAATGGCGGGATAGCGATCGCTCTTGAACATACGAGCAACTCTCAGCAAAGCTGGGAAAAAAGTCTTTCATTTATAATAAAAACGTATGGTAAGATTGATTGTTTCGTTAACTGTGCTAGTATCATTTCACCTAAAATGCTTTTAGGTTTAACGAATGAGGATTTGAACGCTTTACAAAATACAGTGGTCAGCCCTTTTATTTATGGATTAAAACAAATCATTCCTTTGATGGTGCCTAATAATAGCGGTTCAATTATAAATATTTCAATCGTTGAAGGCTTAAACGGTTTAGATGAACACCATCCTTACACAGCAATCAAAGAGGTGGTCCGTTCATATACACTTGATGCAGCGTATGAATACGCATCTTGCAATATACGTGTGAATTCAATTTGTCCAAGTGTGAGCACTACGCCACTGATAGAAACAACATTTCCAACTATTAAACCTTATTATAAAAAGTATGTTCAATTTCCTGATTTTGGCAATCCTGAAAATGTAGCCAAATGGGTCATTTATTTAGCTAGCGATGAAGCCAGTTTCATTACCGGAGCTGAAATCGTGATCGATAGTGATCAAATCATTCAGTGA
- a CDS encoding MFS transporter, with amino-acid sequence MNGKSERNERVPYWKKIIYILTIGWIVIWIYRTVLTPIYPIISDYFGGASDAQLGHISSFYFLGYVCMQIPSGILVDRIGKKQILLPGFLLFGLGALIVGTAQTIGTVFLGSVLAGLGCGTYYGVAYSLTAEYVPVSKRSLATAVVNSGTAIGSGLGLVSSSYLVGTGKLPWQTLIFMTIFLILLAVFMFSRYIRMETPKKTTLAKDESKNKEHRSVKELFKPRMISAYILYFATLYTYYLIDTWLPNFLETEKGFSGTSVGLASSLVFFTAIPGALVFSRVADEIPKKKIQLIILLELLAAFVLFLTVTATNQTILVIGIMAYGFFGKLAVEPIIISWLGEGAPKGSIATMYGVFNFFGMSASVIVPSLTGKISDITGTKLYAFYLAILIICLGTILFYLINRFAKSNAH; translated from the coding sequence ATGAACGGAAAGAGCGAACGGAATGAAAGAGTACCTTATTGGAAGAAAATTATTTACATACTAACGATAGGCTGGATCGTTATTTGGATCTATCGAACGGTTTTAACACCGATTTATCCGATCATCAGTGACTATTTTGGCGGAGCAAGTGACGCACAGTTGGGGCACATTTCCAGTTTTTATTTTTTAGGTTATGTTTGTATGCAAATTCCTTCTGGGATATTAGTGGATCGAATCGGAAAAAAACAAATTTTGCTTCCCGGTTTTTTATTGTTTGGATTGGGCGCGTTGATCGTAGGAACCGCTCAGACGATCGGTACTGTCTTTTTAGGAAGTGTTCTGGCGGGGCTTGGTTGTGGCACATACTATGGAGTTGCTTATTCTCTCACAGCAGAATATGTGCCAGTGTCTAAGCGCAGTTTGGCAACAGCAGTTGTCAACAGTGGTACAGCGATTGGCAGCGGCTTAGGCTTGGTCTCTTCGAGTTATTTGGTTGGCACGGGAAAATTACCTTGGCAAACATTGATTTTCATGACGATTTTTTTGATTCTATTAGCAGTGTTCATGTTTAGTCGCTATATTCGTATGGAAACACCAAAAAAAACTACTTTAGCGAAGGATGAATCAAAAAACAAAGAGCATCGTTCAGTCAAAGAACTGTTCAAACCAAGAATGATCTCTGCGTATATTTTATATTTCGCGACGTTGTATACATACTATCTGATCGATACATGGCTGCCTAATTTTTTGGAGACGGAAAAAGGCTTCTCAGGTACCTCAGTAGGTTTAGCTTCCTCACTTGTATTTTTCACAGCAATTCCTGGTGCTTTGGTCTTTAGTAGAGTTGCGGATGAAATACCTAAGAAAAAAATCCAGTTGATCATTCTGCTAGAATTGCTGGCTGCATTCGTTTTATTTCTGACTGTGACAGCAACAAATCAAACAATTTTGGTGATCGGAATTATGGCCTATGGTTTTTTTGGCAAATTAGCAGTTGAGCCGATCATTATTTCGTGGCTGGGAGAAGGGGCTCCTAAAGGGAGTATCGCCACGATGTATGGGGTGTTCAATTTTTTCGGGATGTCAGCTTCTGTGATCGTTCCATCATTGACGGGAAAAATTTCTGATATCACGGGAACCAAGCTGTATGCTTTTTATCTTGCGATTCTCATTATTTGTTTAGGAACGATCCTATTTTACCTGATAAATCGGTTTGCAAAAAGTAATGCCCATTGA
- the allB gene encoding allantoinase AllB, translating to MSYDLLIKNGLVILESGEVKTDVAVKDGLIAAIGRDLGDAEKVIDAAGLVVSPGMVDAHVHITDPGGGYRDQWEGYITGTAACAKGGVTSFMEMPLNQVPATVDGKSLGIKYEAGKEKLKSDVGSFGGLVPFNLTGGIQELDDGGVAAYKCFMATCGDRSIDGDFMNVDDYSLYEGMKQIAKTGKVLAIHAENAAITDRLGEIAYKNGETTLKAYVATRPVFTEVEPIRRAILFAKETGCRIHICHIACPEGVEEVTKARREGVDVTCETCTHYLYFDLDELDAIGPVVKCSPPIRDKENQKGMWEKVLAGEIDFVTSDHSPCTPDLKDKENAFEAWGGISGVQNNVDVLYDEGVQKRGMSLKQFADIIAANPADRYDLTQKGRISVGKDADFVLIKPNAPYTLEAEDLEYRNKISPYIGREIGAQVMQTILRGHVIYTKDSGVSSEFVGAFIKK from the coding sequence ATGAGCTACGATTTATTGATTAAAAATGGGTTAGTGATTTTAGAGTCTGGCGAAGTCAAAACAGATGTTGCTGTGAAAGACGGTTTGATTGCCGCTATTGGTCGTGATTTAGGGGATGCTGAGAAAGTCATAGATGCAGCAGGTTTAGTTGTTAGCCCTGGAATGGTGGATGCGCATGTCCATATCACTGATCCCGGTGGTGGATATCGTGATCAATGGGAAGGTTACATCACTGGAACGGCTGCTTGTGCAAAGGGCGGTGTGACATCTTTTATGGAAATGCCGTTAAATCAGGTACCAGCTACGGTCGATGGAAAGTCGTTAGGTATAAAATATGAAGCAGGTAAAGAAAAATTAAAATCAGATGTCGGCTCATTTGGCGGTTTAGTGCCATTCAATTTGACTGGGGGCATTCAAGAATTAGATGATGGTGGCGTTGCAGCGTATAAATGCTTTATGGCTACGTGCGGCGATCGAAGTATCGATGGTGATTTTATGAATGTTGATGACTATTCTTTGTATGAAGGAATGAAGCAGATTGCTAAGACAGGAAAAGTATTAGCAATTCACGCCGAAAATGCTGCGATTACCGATAGATTAGGAGAAATTGCTTATAAAAACGGGGAAACAACACTAAAAGCTTATGTAGCAACTCGACCTGTATTTACAGAAGTTGAGCCGATCCGTCGAGCAATTTTATTTGCGAAAGAAACGGGCTGCCGCATCCATATTTGCCATATTGCTTGTCCAGAAGGCGTGGAGGAAGTGACCAAAGCAAGACGAGAAGGTGTTGATGTGACATGTGAGACATGTACCCATTATCTGTACTTCGATCTTGATGAACTAGATGCAATTGGCCCTGTTGTTAAATGCTCACCACCGATTCGTGACAAAGAAAATCAAAAGGGTATGTGGGAGAAAGTATTGGCTGGAGAAATTGATTTTGTAACATCCGATCATTCACCTTGTACGCCTGATTTAAAGGATAAAGAGAATGCTTTTGAAGCATGGGGCGGTATTTCAGGTGTCCAAAACAATGTGGATGTCCTTTATGATGAAGGCGTTCAAAAAAGAGGAATGTCCTTGAAGCAATTTGCTGATATCATCGCTGCAAATCCAGCAGACCGCTATGATCTAACGCAAAAAGGACGGATCAGTGTTGGAAAAGATGCCGATTTTGTGTTGATCAAACCTAATGCACCATATACGTTAGAAGCAGAAGATTTAGAATATCGCAATAAAATCAGTCCTTATATTGGACGTGAGATCGGTGCTCAAGTGATGCAGACGATTTTGCGAGGACATGTTATTTATACCAAAGATTCAGGAGTGTCCTCAGAATTTGTTGGAGCTTTTATCAAAAAATAG